The Lysobacter gummosus sequence CGTGGACGCGATGCAGCCGCACATCCGCGCCTTCGTCGAGCGCGCGGTCACCTTCAGCGTCTGCCCCGAATGCAAGGGCACCCGACTCAGTGAGGCGGCGCGCTCCTCGAAGATCAAGGGCGTCAACATCGCCGATGCCTGCTCGATGCAGATCAGCGATCTGGCGCAATGGGTGCGTGGTCTGAAAGAACCGTCGGTGGCGCCGCTGCTGGCCAAGCTGACGCATACGCTGGATTCGTTCGTTGAAATCGGCCTGGGCTATCTGTCGCTGGACCGCTCCGCCGGTACGTTGTCGGGCGGCGAGGCGCAGCGCACCAAGATGATCCGCCAGCTCGGCTCCTCGCTCACCGACGTCACCTATGTGTTCGACGAGCCGACCATCGGCCTGCATCCGCACGACATCCAGCGCATGAACGACCTGCTGCTGCGGCTGCGCGACAAGGGCAATACGGTGCTGGTGGTGGAGCACAAGCCGGAGATGATCGCGATCGCCGATCACGTCGTCGATCTCGGCCCCGGCGCCGGCAGCGGCGGCGGCACGGTTTGCTTCGAAGGCAGCGTTGAGGGCCTGCGCGCCAGCAAGACGCTCACCGGGCGCCATCTGGACGATCGCGCCAAGCTCAAGAAGAAACCGCGCGCGGCCAGCGGCGCGCTGAAGATCCGCGGCGCCAGCACGCACAACCTGCGCAAGGTCGATGTCGATATCCCGCTCGGCGTGCTGGTGGTCGTCACCGGCGTCGCCGGTTCGGGCAAGAGCTCGCTGGTGCACGGCTCGATTCCGGCCGGCGCCGGCGTGGTGTCGGTCGATCAGGGCGCGATCCGCGGCTCGCGCCGCAGCAATCCGGCGACCTACACCGATCTGCTGGAACCGATCCGCAAGGCCTTCGCCAAGGCCAACAACGTCAAGCCGGCCTTGTTCAGCGCCAACTCCGAAGGCGCCTGCCCGACCTGCAACGGCGCCGGCGTGATCTACACCGACCTGGCGATGGTGGCTGGCGTCGCCAGCGTCTGCGAGGACTGCGAAGGCAAGCGTTTCCAAGCCGAAGTGTTGAAGTACAAATTCGGCGGCAAGGACATCAGCCAGGTGCTGGCGATGTCGGTCGCGCAGGCGCGCGACTTCTTCGGCGCCGGCAAGTCGCATCTGCCGGCCGCGCACGCCATCCTCGACAGGCTCGCCGATGTCGGGCTGGGCTATCTGAGCCTGGGCCAGCCCCTGACCACGCTATCGGGCGGCGAGCGGCAGCGGCTCAAGCTCGCCACGCACATGGCGGAGAAGGGCGGGATCTATGTGCTCGACGAACCGACCGCGGGCTTGCATCTGGCCGATGTCGAGCAGCTGCTGGGGTTGCTGGATCGATTGGTCGATGCCGGCAAGTCGGTGATCGTGGTCGAGCATCATCAGGCGGTGATGGCGCATGCGGACTGGATCATCGATCTGGGCCCGGGCGCGGGACACGAGGGCGGGAAGGTGGTGTTCGAAGGTACGCCGGCGGACCTGGTCAAAGCGCGTTCTACGCTGACGGGGAAGCATTTGGCGGCTTACGTCGGCGGGTGAGGCTGAGCCAAAGCAAATCCCCCGGCGCAGTTGTATCTACCTGAAGCGAGCTACGCAGGCGCCAGCCCCCTTTTTCAAAGGGGGCAACGGTTCGTGTTCGGTATCGTCCTGGCCGCCGCCGTCGTTGCCGCTACCATCGTAGCTGCCGCTATTGCCGTCGCTGCCGTTGCTGTTCCCCCCTTTGAAAAAGGGGGGCAGGGGGGATTCGCTCTTACCACCAGATCGCCGCGCCGCCCCAAAAAGAAACGCCCCGCAATGCGGGGCGTTTCCATAAACCAGATCAGCGAAAGCGAAAACTCACTCCACCGCCAACCCTTCCACCTTCTGCCACCCACGCGGCAACAACCCGCCGCGCGTAGCGCGAGCCCCCAGATACGGCTCCAGCTCCTTGAACGACAGACTCATCGTCCGCGAACCCGACTTGATGCTCAGCGTCGTGCCCGGCGCGACCACCGCCACCGCGACCACGCGCTCGGTGCCGAGCTTGGCCTTGG is a genomic window containing:
- a CDS encoding ATP-binding cassette domain-containing protein — protein: MTKSTRKPPQPPAASAADRHDLIRVQGARVNNLKDVSVELPKRRLTVFTGVSGSGKSSLVFGTIAAESQRLINETYSAFVQGFMPTMARPEVDVLDGLTTAIIVDQERMGGDPRSTVGTATDANAMLRIVFSRLGKPHIGPPSAFAFNVATVKAAGAITVERGARTKTVRETFTRTGGMCQRCEGRGAVSDFDLTAFYDDSKSLNEGALTIPGFSMEGWYGRIYNGCGFFDPDKPIRKFNKKELHDLLYKEPTKIKVDGINLTYAGLIPQVQKSFLSKDVDAMQPHIRAFVERAVTFSVCPECKGTRLSEAARSSKIKGVNIADACSMQISDLAQWVRGLKEPSVAPLLAKLTHTLDSFVEIGLGYLSLDRSAGTLSGGEAQRTKMIRQLGSSLTDVTYVFDEPTIGLHPHDIQRMNDLLLRLRDKGNTVLVVEHKPEMIAIADHVVDLGPGAGSGGGTVCFEGSVEGLRASKTLTGRHLDDRAKLKKKPRAASGALKIRGASTHNLRKVDVDIPLGVLVVVTGVAGSGKSSLVHGSIPAGAGVVSVDQGAIRGSRRSNPATYTDLLEPIRKAFAKANNVKPALFSANSEGACPTCNGAGVIYTDLAMVAGVASVCEDCEGKRFQAEVLKYKFGGKDISQVLAMSVAQARDFFGAGKSHLPAAHAILDRLADVGLGYLSLGQPLTTLSGGERQRLKLATHMAEKGGIYVLDEPTAGLHLADVEQLLGLLDRLVDAGKSVIVVEHHQAVMAHADWIIDLGPGAGHEGGKVVFEGTPADLVKARSTLTGKHLAAYVGG